A window of Silurus meridionalis isolate SWU-2019-XX chromosome 28, ASM1480568v1, whole genome shotgun sequence contains these coding sequences:
- the LOC124381118 gene encoding stimulated by retinoic acid gene 6 protein-like, which produces MKEDRMKDYESLDHLSDPTNKTHFWQSCTWYNEMSIPLSLLPSVCIIVLLSCVERRRKLYDWERRIPCLSGRMGFIVPLDFTGKMQNRWSYAFAFGAVTPFALNLIIVSKTHLNLPPYLKMLEVLIMLLIVSITCMPLFACLSTPQRLLGGVLGLLFSFSWFILQLWFFISCSVPAFDSTDYSEDEPWDNRRVLVYQVPQILCLGFLVCRFGSIIVKGVQKRLRNHTQEDEVKKHEYKHVQCLLTKPAERSVQKSWFQRKVYEWDPYFKFPNRIIATVVLSVYGVYMILTIEQIIFWWLSAFVEAFALRMSFNIHLNYILCSWYISAACATISSFFHISQVLLSYRKHMKLLRAGKKLFLPKKYKLNPAQGVMGLLKYPGYQIAFSLWGYVIVHMAMFMIVLMFVYLVILPIQENSFLEWLSWMAISLSNIFILLALMGLQRLLGHFFFMQDKQSENDEVKPLALNNRKAFHNFNYFFFFINMMMGMMSCVLRIIKSAVVGLMLVSRIERTIMPEGFESLDLSYCMWVGMIMADHYHTNPVLVCFCHLLLKHTSKSLRDGQYTRLNSEHQVKDRVHIRWHVVYTLLRNPKLILLRKKHKQANDKEAELAYAWAITNTVRKTAHGSAENFGNPAGTFGNPAGNFGNPAGTFGNPAET; this is translated from the exons GAGAGCCTGGATCATTTATCAGACCCCAC taATAAAACCCACTTTTGGCAGAGCTGTACATGGTATAATGAAATGTCCATACCACTGAGTCTGCTGCCATCT gtGTGTATTATAGTCCTGCTGTCGTGTGTGGAGCGCAGGAGGAAGCTGTATGACTGGGAGAGGAGAATACCGTGTCTGAGTGGACGAATGGGATTCATTGT ACCGCTGGACTTCACTGGGAAGATGCAGAACCGCTGGTCTTACGCGTTTGCCTTTGGTGCCGTGACTCCGTTCGCCCTAAACCTGATCATCGTCAGCAAGACGCACCTGAACCTGCCGCCatatttaaaaa TGTTGGAGGTTCTGATCATGTTGCTGATTGTGAGTATCACCTGCATGCCGTTATTCGCCTGCCTCTCTACACCACAGCGGCTGCTCGGAGGAGTCTTGgggctgctcttttctttctcctg GTTTATTCTACAGCTGTGGTTCTTCATCAGCTGTAGCGTACCTGCATTTGATTCAACTGATTATTCAGAAGACGAGCCGTGGGACAATCGG CGTGTGCTGGTGTATCAAGTACCACAGATACTGTGCTTGGGATTCCTGGTGTGTCGCTTTGGATCCATCATAGTTAAAGGCGTGCAGAAACGGCTGAGGAATCACACTCAGgag GATGAAGTGAAGAAGCACGAGTACAAACATGTACAGTGTTTATTGACAAAGCCTGCTGAAAG GTCTGTGCAGAAGAGCTGGTTCCAGAGAAAAGTTTATGAATGGGATCCGTATTTTAAATTCCCAAACAGGATCATCGCCACCGTCGTGCTCTCTGTCTATGGAGTGTAcatg ATATTAACAATTGAGCAGATTATTTTCTGGTGGTTGTCAGCATTCGTTGAAGCATTTGCACTTCGCATGTCCTTCAACATACACCTGAACTACATCTTAT GCTCCTGGTATATCTCAGCAGCATGTGCCACGATCTCATCTTTCTTTCACATCAGTCAGGTTTTGCTGTCTTACAG GAAACACATGAAATTACTACGAGCTGGAAAAAAACTATTCTTGCCAAAGAAATACAAGCTGAATCCTGCTCAAGGAGTG ATGGGGCTTTTGAAGTATCCTGGCTATCAGATCGCCTTCTCCCTGTGGG GTTATGTGATCGTTCACATGGCAATGTTCATGATCGTCCTGATGTTCGTGTATCTGGTTATTTTACCCATACAGGAAAACAGCTTTCTTGAATGGCTGTCATGGATGGCCATCAGTCT ATCGAATATTTTCATCCTGCTGGCTCTGATGGGGCTACAGCGCCTGCTAGGGCATTTCTTTTTCATGCAAGACAAACAGTCAGAAAACGATGAAGTAAAGCCACTAGCACTCAACAACAG GAAGGCCTTCCATAACTTcaactacttcttcttctttataaaCATGATGATGGGTATGATGAGCTGTGTGCTTCGCATAATAAAAAGTGCTGTCGTGGGTCTGATGTTGGTGTCACGCATTGAGCGGACGATAATGCCAGAAGGCTTCGAGAGTCTGGACTTGA GTTATTGTATGTGGGTGGGAATGATCATGGCAGATCATTATCACACTAATCCGGTGCTGGTGTGTTTCTGCCACCTGCTGCTCAAACACACTTCAAAGAGTCTCAGAGACGGCCAGTACACGCGCTTAAATTCAG AACATCAAGTGAAGGACCGGGTTCACATTCGCTGGCATGTGGTGTACACACTCCTGAGGAACCCAAAACTCATCCTGCTGAGAAAGAAGCACAAGCAAGCGAATGACAAAGAGGCAGAACTCGCCTACGCCTGGGCCATCACAAATACTGTCAGAAAAACAGCACATGGGTCTGCAGAAAACTTTGGAAACCCTGCTGGAACCTTTGGAAACCCTGCTGGAAACTTTGGAAACCCTGCTGGAACCTTTGGAAACCCTGCTGAAACCTGA